ACACAGCATCTTTATGTAAACAATGTGTGTCGTTCCCACGATGACAGCCAGCATCAACATGAAGCCCAGCGTGTCGTTTGCTTTCACGTATCGGTGCTCGAAAATGCATTGTTCCTCCTCAGGAATGAATTTATAGGTGCCGACGTCGAATACAGGAGGGAAAGCCATAGCGACGGAGAGGGTCCAGACCATGCATATCACTGCCACACAAGTCCATAATGTCATTCGTTTGGAATAAAACCTGTGGTGTGCTATCGCCATGTATCGAGTGACACTGACGCAGAATAGCAGAAACgctacatgaaaacaaaaaaggacTGACATGAAAGCGATAATCTTGCAATTTATAATGCTATATGTCCAGGTGGAACCGTTGCTGATTGATATCATTACAAAGGGAAAACACACGGCAGATCGTATTATATCCGCTAAGCACAGATCAAGTAGAAAATAATATGGTGCCTTTTGAAGAGAGCTGTCTTTCAGCACCAGCAGGGACAGCGCCACATTCCCTACCAGGCTGACGCAAATAATCAAACCAAGCGAGGCCAGTTTCACCGCAGAGGCGGTGATAGCATAATTCTGTAGAGAAGGATTGCTTTCCCCAAACTCGCTTGTATTTGCCATCTATGCAACCAAGCTAGGTCTATTGTCAAAGCCTCGTCGATTATATATTCCCACATCAAGTCCTGCTCCCCCCTGTAGAAGTATCAATGATTGATCGAAATTGGCTGGTGAAAAATTAACATGATGCATGCTTATGTTAGGCTACAATACCTCAGGGTGAATAGCATCTGCGTTTGAACCGATTTAGAAAATAATTCATCTTTCTCCTGGGTTTAAAACAGGCTATTATTTCAAAAGCGATTGAGATCCATCGAAAAAAAAGTCAccgttttacatttattttcttgctATCCTCCATCTCAAAAGTGTAGGTTTTGAATATGAAATATACCCCATATTCGTAGTTCCATGTTTTGGTGACAGCAAACGGACTGCTCGGAAACATGCAGTCTTTGTGCAAACCATCTTAAATGGGTCCGTTTTTGGcagacatttcaaaaacatatcTCCATTTCCACTGATGGCGGAGGTTCTCGTTCTTCTTGCGGAATAAATAAACATAGGTCGGAGGACAGGCCGTCATCGTCACTTCAGCACGCAATTATTAGGGTAGGGTAAGCTATAGTCAAACCAGTGTTCACCCAGCGCAAACGAAGGTATGGCGTATGAATACATCCAGAAAAAAACGGTTGTCTGTACAAGATAGCCAAAACGCTGTTTTGCATTTGAGAAAAAGATGGCCTGCATTTAGTCTACCAAACGAGGTTGAATCTTGAATAGGATGAGGTGGAGACTGAGCGATGACACCGAACAGCACCGGCTAATCTCGAGATAGTTGAGATCCGCGTCCTCAAATGAATCAGAAACGGAAACCGTTGTCCTCCTGTGCGCGCACGTTGGTCTGCATAGTCTACATTAGTATGGAATCATTCGATAATTGGATCCTGTCTCATGCATTCCCCGGGCATGCTTTCCCATGTCTGGAGAGGCTTGTCATATGCAATCGTTTCAGAATGCTCAGTTCCTATTACACAGAGGCAGCTTTAAAGGCACAGTCTTATTTAGACTCAACAGTAAGATGTTTCATAATTTCCGCACGTGCAGGACAATTGGAGAATCCACAACTGTTAGCCAAATAGGAATGAAGTGCAATCCATAAGTATTTGGAGAGGACAAATAGTTTTTGCTCTGTACACCAGCACTTTGGACATGAAATTATACCATGACAGTGGGTTAAAGCACAGGTTGACAGCTTTCATTTCAGggtattttaattaatattggatccgtttccaaggtgttacgctgctatattattgtgctgggggacatgagggatgtactactaacttttctcagtttcctccaattttaaattttagaaggagatgaggtcctggtccacacctgcggattacctggtttggggggaccgttgctgttcctgtccttgtccacctggtcatacttctgacctagtctaaaatcgaatatactctggatttagccaagagaaatttatttattattccaattggactaatatctcacccggcacagccagaagaggactggtcacccctctgagcctgggtcctctctaggtttcttcctaaaattcgaccttcttagggagtttttcctagccactgaaattcaacactgctgttgtttgctccttggggtttaatgccgggtgtctctgtaaagcactttgtgacaactgctgttgtaaaaagcgctttataaataaattttgattgattggtttgaTTGATTAACCGTTTAGTAAGAACAGCATGTTTTGTACCTGGTCCACCCATGTAAGGGtgccaaatgtatttggacagttggCTTCACAGTTGTCTCTAATTAGGAAGATGAGTTTCTTTGCATCCAATCAGCATGCACAAGAGCACtgttaatgtctgtctgtcaatgttTTGATTCTAGGTATTGCCAGTGGTGGCTTTAGagatttgggggccctaggcagaGACTGATTGAGGCCCCAATATCATCAATTTTGTAATCATTTTTTCCATATCAAAGCCATACCggcaacattttgaacacaCCTTCTTTCTGTATTGCTGAATGGAACtgccacttccaaagacacttgcatCTCAAGGGTACATACTGccttatacagttgtgctcaaaagtttgcatacccttggagaattggtaatatatgtaccatttgtaaagaaaacatgagtgagcaggcaaaacacaggtCTTTTATtacttatgggattcacatttaactgcaggtcataacagaatggcacaatcataaaacaaaacatggcaacaaagacaaaaaatgaactgacccctgttcaaaagtctggcTGCCCTTAGTTCttattactgtgtattgccccctttagcatcaatgacagcgtgcagccTTTTGTAATAGACTGCACGCTGAAATCTTGGCCCTGAaatcttgcaggtggtatatctgcccattcatcttggcaaaatgcccccaggtcatgcaaagtctttggtcgtcttgcatgaattgcaagtttgagatctccccagagtgccTCGATTatattaaccctttggcgcgtacgatcacactggtgtgatcaatctagagtggtccctggagcgtacgatcacaccggtgtgattagaacgtcatgtttagaacgcaccattagcatacctagctacaagtaacgtaacaatggctggtaaaaccgcgctattatttactcacatttagctcaaacagtgtttataactttatttcctgattgtaattgtttcaagaccatactatgatattaaccaggtagaaagcattcaaatcgggacaagaagtgttagttacgtaccaacagacagccaacactaatgcacaaaaacgaattatattagcgactactaccgatcaaaaccattgcaaaaactttctagaagttacattccccgttgtatgcattttatatagtttattcattttcactgcactgaataactggtcacgatttgttagcaagcgggcagctgacgtttgctagcggttagctgacgttttctagctagctacagtaataaatcaaccaacttttgcagctcttagaattcgagtcaacgagagaagcttgcaatgcaatgcatgtagtgttccttacctagcaaggtgactgttcaaatgctggcatgagttcaaatgctgcagagtactgaagtcacgtgcaaaaaaactcacgctggggggtcggtaaggaatatttgaaactcacgcgtgaaaaggttaaggtcaggagactgtcatggccactccagaaccttcaccttttcctgctgtaaccactggagggtcaacttggccttgtgcttagggacattatcgtgctggaaagtc
This sequence is a window from Esox lucius isolate fEsoLuc1 chromosome 17, fEsoLuc1.pri, whole genome shotgun sequence. Protein-coding genes within it:
- the gpr27 gene encoding probable G-protein coupled receptor 27 — protein: MANTSEFGESNPSLQNYAITASAVKLASLGLIICVSLVGNVALSLLVLKDSSLQKAPYYFLLDLCLADIIRSAVCFPFVMISISNGSTWTYSIINCKIIAFMSVLFCFHVAFLLFCVSVTRYMAIAHHRFYSKRMTLWTCVAVICMVWTLSVAMAFPPVFDVGTYKFIPEEEQCIFEHRYVKANDTLGFMLMLAVIVGTTHIVYIKMLCFVYDHRKMKPAQLVPAISQNWTFHGPGATGQAAANWIAGFGRGPTPPTLVGIRQASHNGNRRLLVLDEFKMEKRIGKMYYMITLTFLLLWAPYIVACYLRVFVKGNTIPQVYLTAAVWMTFVQAGANPIMCFIFNKELRMRLRACFPCCLSTQTPMSIEPYCVI